The Aquincola tertiaricarbonis genomic sequence TTGCTGTAGAAGGCGGCGCGTCCGGCCAGGATGCGGCGCAGGTCTTCCATCGCCTCCTTGCTGGCGGCCATCGGACGCAGGTCGCCCTGCGCGGCCACCCGGCCCATGTGCTCCTCGGGCGAGGCCTGCAGCCAGATGGTGGTGCAGTGCGCCAGCAGCAGATTGAAGGTGGCGGGGTCGCTCACGATGCCGCCCGGCGTGGCGATCACCACGTCGGCATAGATCTGCACGGTTTCCTCCAGCGCCCGGCGCTCGTAGCGGCGGTAGGCGGCGGTGCCGTAGAGGTCGTGGATCTCGCGGATGCTGCAGCCGGCCACCTTCTCGATCTCGCGGCTCAGCTCCACGAAGGGCAGGTCCAGGTCTTCGGCCAGCAGCTGGCCCAGCGTGGACTTGCCGGCGCCGCGCAGGCCCACCAGCGCGATGCGGCCGCCGCGGGCGCGGTCGCCACCCGGCTGCCCCAGCAGCTCGGTCAGCGCGATGCGGGCGCGCCGCAGCTCCACCTCGTTGCGGTGCTCCAGCAGCTCACGGATCAGCAGCCACTCCGGGCTGCTGGTGGTCACATCGCCCAGCAGCTCGGCCAGCGGGCACTGCAGCGCACTGGCCACCTGCTGCAGCACCAGGATCGACGCATTGCCGATGCCGTATTCGAGGTTGGCGAAATGCCGCTCCGACACATCGGCCGCCAGCGCCGCCTGCTTGCGCGTGAGGCCGCGCCGCGCGCGCAACGTGCGCACCCGCTCGCCCAGGGCCAGCAGCAGCGGGTTTTTGGCCTCCTCGGCGCCCTCGGCGGCTGCCATCGTCGTGCCTTCAGCCCTGTGGTTCATGTTTTTGGTTCTCGTGTTCCGCGCTAGGGGTTATCACTGGAAGTGCACTATATTGCTTGACGCTGCACTGCCCCGTCGCTATCTTTCCCTCACAGGCAAGATACTTCATCGGGCCTGACGCATCAAGCCAGCTTGTACTGGGTCGGAGCCAGCAGCATGTCGCAAGCCCTATTTCACCAACGCATCGCGCAGGTGGCGCAGCACATCGCGGGCCGGCCGCTCGACGACGCGCTGGCCCTATGGTTGAACACCGAGCTGGGCGCCGACAGCGACACCTACCGCCAGCTCAAGCAGCTGTGCCTGCAAGGCGTGGCCGAAGGCTGGCTGTGCCACCGTGAGCGCGGCGGCATCCGCTACGGCCGTGTGTTCGCGGCGACCGATCCGGCGCTGCACGGCTTTTCGGTGGACGTGGTGGACATGCAGGACATCGCCGGCCCCCACCACGTGCATCCGCTGGGCGAGGTTGACCTGATCATGCCGCTGGAAGGTGAGGCCCGCTTCGACGGTCACCCCGCCGGCTGGTGCGTGTACCCGCCCGGCAGCGCGCACCCGCCCACCGTCAGCGGTGGCCGTGCGCTGGTGCTGTACCTGCTGCCTCAAGGGCAGATCGAATTCACGCCCGCCGCGGCGCATGCCTGAAGGAAAGCCGGTGACCGAATTGCTCCTGAATCACCTGGCTGGCCGCTGGCAGGCCGGCCACGGCGAAGGCACGCCGCTGTTCGACCCCGTGCTGGGCGACGAGCTGGTGCGCGTGAGCGCCGAAGGGCTGGACCTGGCCGAAGGCTTCGCCTTTGCGCGCCACACCGGCGGTGCTGCGTTGCGGGCCCTGACTTACGGCCAGCGCGCCGCGCTGCTGCAGCAGGTGGTGCAGGTGCTGCAGGCCCACCGGGCCGAGTACGAGGCCATCTCCATCGCCAACAGCGGCACGGTGAAGGCCGACACCGCCGTGGACGTGGACGGCGCCCTCTTCACGCTGGGACAGTACGCGCGCTGGGGTGCTGCGCTGAGCGATGCCAACCATCTGCGCGATGGCGAGGCGGTGAAGCTGGGCAAGGAGCCCCTCTTCCAGTCGCAGCATGTGCAGGTGCCCACGCCTGGCGTGGCCTTGTTCATCAATGCCTTCAACTTCCCGGCCTGGGGCTTGTGGGAAAAGGCGGCGCCCGCGCTGCTGTCCGGCGTGCCGGTCATCGTCAAGCCGGCCACGGCCACCGCCTGGCTCACGCAGCGCATGGTGCATGACGTGATCGAGGCCGGCGTGCTGCCGCCGGGGGCGCTCAACATCGTGTGCGGCAGCTCGGCCGGTCTGCTGGACGCGCTGCAGCCCTTCGACGTGCTGTCCTTCACCGGCTCGGCCGACACCGCGGCGCTGATCCGCGGCCATGCGGCCGTGGCCCGGCATTCGGTGCGCGTCAACATCGAAGCCGACAGCCTGAACAGCGCCTTGCTGCTGCCCGAGGCCACGCCCGGCAGCCCCGCCTTCGACCTGCTGGTGCGCGAGGTGGTGCGCGAGATGACGGTCAAGGCCGGCCAGAAGTGCACCGCCATTCGCCGCATCTTCGTGCCGCAGGCGGTGTGGGGCGCGGCGGCCGAGGCCATCGGCGCCAAGCTGGCCAAGGTGAGCGTGGGCAACCCCCGCAACGAAGCCGTGCGCATGGGCGCGCTGGTGAGCCGCGCACAGCATGCCAGCGTGCTGCAGGGCATGGATCACTTGTCTAGTCAAGCGCGTGTGCTGCACGACGGTCGCCGCACCGCGCTGGTGGACGCCGACCCCGCCGTGGCCGCCTGCGTGAGCCCGGTGCTGCTGGGCGTGGACTCACCCGAAGCGGCCGAAGCCGCCGATCGCGTGCACGACACCGAGGTCTTCGGCCCGGTGGCCACGCTGCTGCCCTACCGCGACCTGGCGCAGGCGCAGGCCCTGGTGCAACGCGGCCAGGGCTCGCTGGTGGCCTCGGTCTATGGTGAAGACGCGGCTGCGCTGGCCGGCACCGCGCTGGCGCTGGCCGCCAGCCATGGCCGCGTGCACGTCGTCAGCCCCGATGTGGCCACGGCCCACAGTGGCCACGGCAACGTGATGCCGCAGTCGCTGCACGGCGGCCCCGGCCGTGCCGGCGGCGGCCAGGAGCTGGGTGGCCTGCGGGCGCTGGACTTCTACCACCGCCGCGCGGCCATCCAGGCCGCCGGGCCGGTTTTGGCCGCGCTGCAACCCCAGGGCTGAACGCCATGGGCCGCCGAGAAGACATCCCCGTGCGAGGAGACATCGCCATGACTTTGCCCGCCACCTTCAACTTTGCGCAGCACCTGCTGGACAGCAATGCCGCGCGCGCCGACAAGACGGCCTACATCGACGACCACGGCGTGCTGAGCTATGGCGCGCTGGGCGAGCAGGTGCGGCGCATGTCGGCCGCGCTGCAGGCACTGGGCCTGCGGCGCGAAGAACGGGTGCTGCTGCTGATGCACGACACCACGCATTGGCCGGTGAGCTTTCTCGGGGGCCTGCATGCCGGCGTGGTGCCAGTGGCGGTGAACACGCTGCTCACCGCGGCCGACTATGCCTACATGCTGGCCAACAGCCGCGCCCAGGCGGCGCTGGTGTCGGCCGCGCTGCTGCCGGTGCTGGAAGCGGCCCTGGCCCAGGGCGAGCATGAGCTGCGGCACATCGTGGTTTCGCACCCCGAAGCGCCGTTGCCGGCGGAGCTGCACGGCGCCCGCGTGCACGACCTGGCCGCGCTGATGGCGCGCCATGAACCCGCCGCGCGGCCCGCGCCCACCGGGCCGGACGAGCCCGGCTTCTGGCTGTATTCGTCGGGTTCCACCGGCAAGCCCAAGGGCACGGTGCACACCCATGGCAACCCGTTCTGGACGGCCGAGCTGTACGGCAAGCCGGTGCTGGGGCTGACCGAAGACGACGTCTGCTTCTCGGCGGCCAAGCTGTACTTCGCCTATGGCCTGGGCAATGCGCTGACCTTTCCGCTGAGCGTGGGTGCCAGCGTGGTGCTGATGGCCGAGCGGCCCACGCCGGCCGCCACCTTCCGCCGCTGGACCGGCAGCACCCCGGCGCAGGCCGGCGTGCGGCCCACGGTGTTCTTCGGCGCGCCCACCGGCTTTGCCGGCATGCTGGCCTCGCCCGAGCTGCCGGGCATCGAGTCGGTGGCGCTGCGCATGTGCTCGTCGGCGGGCGAGGCCTTGCCCGCCGAAATCGGCCAGCGCTTCAAGCAGCACTACGGCTGCGAGATCATCGACGGCATCGGCTCCACCGAGATGCTGCACATCTTCCTGAGCAACCGGCCGGGCGACGTGCGCTACGGCACCACCGGCCGACCGGTGGAGGGCTACGAGATCGAGCTGCGCGGCGACGACGGTCGCCCGGTGCCCGATGGCGAGGTGGGCGACCTTTACATCCGTGGGCCCAGCGCCGCGCTGATGTACTGGGGCAACCGCGACAAGAGCCGCGAGACCTTCCAGGGCGGCTGGACCAAGAGCGGCGACAAGTACAGCCGCGATGCCGACGGCTACTACACCTATGCTGGCCGCAGCGACGACATGCTCAAGGTCAGCGGCATCTACGTCTCGCCCTTCGAGGTGGAAGCCACGCTGATGCAGCACCCCGCGGTGCTGGAGAGCGCCGTCATCGGCAAGCAGGACGCCGAGGGCCTGACCAAGACCAAGGCCTTCGTGGTGCTCAAGCCCGGCCAGCAGGTGACGGAAGCCGAGTTGAAGGCCTTCGTCAAGGACCGGCTGGCGCCCTACAAGTACCCGCGCTTCATCGAGTTCGTCGACGAGCTGCCCAAGACCGCCACCGGCAAGATCCAGCGCTTCCGCCTGCGCGAGCGCGAGCAGCAGGGCTGACACGTGGCGGCCAGCGCTTTCGTCGAGCTGCCCTGGCAGGGCCGCACCGTGCGCATCGAGCACCAGTGGGTGGGTACCGACCGCGCCGATGCGCCGCTGGTGGTCTTCCTGCACGAGGGCCTGGGCTCGGTGGCGATGTGGAAGGACTTCCCGCAGCGGTTGTGCGCAGCCGCGGGCCTGCGCGGGCTGGTGTATTCGCGGCCCGGCTACGGCCGTTCCACGCCGCGGCCGGCCGATGAACGCTGGGCGCCCGACTTCATGCACCGCCAGGCCCATGAGCTGCTGCCGGCGCTGCTGGCGGCGCTGCACATCGACACCACGCGGCAGCCGCCCTGGCTCTTCGGCCACAGCGACGGCGGTTCCATCACGCTGCTGCATGCGGCCCGCCACCCGGTGGCCGGCGCCATCGTGATGGCACCGCACCTGTTCGTGGAAGACGTGTCGGTGGCCAGCATCGAGGTGGCCCGGCAGGCCTACCTGACCACCGACCTGCCGCAGAAGCTGGGCCGTTACCACGACGATGCCGACTCCGCCTTCTGGGGCTGGAACCGCATCTGGCTGGACCCGGCCTTCCGCACCTGGAACATCGAAGCCGAGGTGGCGCAGATCACCGCGCCGGTGCTGGCCATCCAGGGTGTCGACGACGAGTACGGCACGCTCGACCAGATCCGTGCCATCCGCCGGCAGCTGCCGGCCACGCAGCTGCTGGAGCTGCCCGCCTGCGGTCATTCGCCGCACCGTGACCAGCCCGAGGCCGTCATCGAAGCGGCCCACGCCTTTTTCTCACACCACCGCCACCACAACGCAAGGGGACAAGCATGATCCGTAAGACCGCATTCGCCATTCCGGCGCTGGCTGCTTCGCTGCTGCTGGCTTCACCGCTGGCGCAGGCCCAGTCCGGCAAGCTCAAGGTGGGGCTGATGCTGCCCTACAGCGGCACCTTCACCGCGCTGGGCGTGGCCATCGAGAACGGCTTCAAGCTGTACGTGGACGAGCAGGGCGGCAAGCTGGGCGGCCGCGAGGTGGAGTTCTTCAAGGTGGACGACGAGAGCGACCCCGCCAAGGCCACCGACAACGTCAACAAGCTCATCAAGCGCGACAACGTGGACGTGCTGGTGGGCACGGTACACAGCGGCGTGGCCATGGCCATGGCGCGCGCCGCCAAGGAAAGCGGCACCATCCTGGTCGTGCCCAATGCCGGCTCCGATGCGGTCACCGGCCCGATGTGCGCGCAGAACATCTTCCGCAGCTCGTTCTCCAACTGGCAGTCCAGCTATGGCATGGGCACGGTGGCGGCCAAGCAGGAAAAGAAGAAGACCGCGATGACCATCACCTGGAAGTACGCGGCCGGTGAGGAGATGACCAATGCCTTCAAGGAAGGCTTCGAGAAGGAAGGCGGCAAGGTCACCAAGCAGCTGACGCTGCCCTTCCCGAACGTGGAGTTCCAGGCGCTGCTCACCGAGATCGCGGCGGCCAAGCCCGATGCGGTGTTCGCCTTCTTCGCGGGCGGCGGCGCGGTGAAGTTCGTCAAGGACTATGCGGCTGCGGGCCTCAACAAGACCATTCCGCTGTACGGCTCGGGCTTTCTCACCGACGGCACGCTGGAAGCGCAGGGTGATGCTGCGCAGGGCGTGCTGACCACGCTGCACTATGCCGACGGCCTGAACACGCCGCGCGACAACAAC encodes the following:
- a CDS encoding helix-turn-helix transcriptional regulator — its product is MNHRAEGTTMAAAEGAEEAKNPLLLALGERVRTLRARRGLTRKQAALAADVSERHFANLEYGIGNASILVLQQVASALQCPLAELLGDVTTSSPEWLLIRELLEHRNEVELRRARIALTELLGQPGGDRARGGRIALVGLRGAGKSTLGQLLAEDLDLPFVELSREIEKVAGCSIREIHDLYGTAAYRRYERRALEETVQIYADVVIATPGGIVSDPATFNLLLAHCTTIWLQASPEEHMGRVAAQGDLRPMAASKEAMEDLRRILAGRAAFYSKADLTLDTSGQTLEASFAQLRALAREVLALET
- a CDS encoding 4-hydroxylaminobenzoate lyase, translating into MSQALFHQRIAQVAQHIAGRPLDDALALWLNTELGADSDTYRQLKQLCLQGVAEGWLCHRERGGIRYGRVFAATDPALHGFSVDVVDMQDIAGPHHVHPLGEVDLIMPLEGEARFDGHPAGWCVYPPGSAHPPTVSGGRALVLYLLPQGQIEFTPAAAHA
- a CDS encoding 3,4-dehydroadipyl-CoA semialdehyde dehydrogenase, with amino-acid sequence MTELLLNHLAGRWQAGHGEGTPLFDPVLGDELVRVSAEGLDLAEGFAFARHTGGAALRALTYGQRAALLQQVVQVLQAHRAEYEAISIANSGTVKADTAVDVDGALFTLGQYARWGAALSDANHLRDGEAVKLGKEPLFQSQHVQVPTPGVALFINAFNFPAWGLWEKAAPALLSGVPVIVKPATATAWLTQRMVHDVIEAGVLPPGALNIVCGSSAGLLDALQPFDVLSFTGSADTAALIRGHAAVARHSVRVNIEADSLNSALLLPEATPGSPAFDLLVREVVREMTVKAGQKCTAIRRIFVPQAVWGAAAEAIGAKLAKVSVGNPRNEAVRMGALVSRAQHASVLQGMDHLSSQARVLHDGRRTALVDADPAVAACVSPVLLGVDSPEAAEAADRVHDTEVFGPVATLLPYRDLAQAQALVQRGQGSLVASVYGEDAAALAGTALALAASHGRVHVVSPDVATAHSGHGNVMPQSLHGGPGRAGGGQELGGLRALDFYHRRAAIQAAGPVLAALQPQG
- a CDS encoding benzoate-CoA ligase family protein, with amino-acid sequence MTLPATFNFAQHLLDSNAARADKTAYIDDHGVLSYGALGEQVRRMSAALQALGLRREERVLLLMHDTTHWPVSFLGGLHAGVVPVAVNTLLTAADYAYMLANSRAQAALVSAALLPVLEAALAQGEHELRHIVVSHPEAPLPAELHGARVHDLAALMARHEPAARPAPTGPDEPGFWLYSSGSTGKPKGTVHTHGNPFWTAELYGKPVLGLTEDDVCFSAAKLYFAYGLGNALTFPLSVGASVVLMAERPTPAATFRRWTGSTPAQAGVRPTVFFGAPTGFAGMLASPELPGIESVALRMCSSAGEALPAEIGQRFKQHYGCEIIDGIGSTEMLHIFLSNRPGDVRYGTTGRPVEGYEIELRGDDGRPVPDGEVGDLYIRGPSAALMYWGNRDKSRETFQGGWTKSGDKYSRDADGYYTYAGRSDDMLKVSGIYVSPFEVEATLMQHPAVLESAVIGKQDAEGLTKTKAFVVLKPGQQVTEAELKAFVKDRLAPYKYPRFIEFVDELPKTATGKIQRFRLREREQQG
- a CDS encoding alpha/beta fold hydrolase translates to MAASAFVELPWQGRTVRIEHQWVGTDRADAPLVVFLHEGLGSVAMWKDFPQRLCAAAGLRGLVYSRPGYGRSTPRPADERWAPDFMHRQAHELLPALLAALHIDTTRQPPWLFGHSDGGSITLLHAARHPVAGAIVMAPHLFVEDVSVASIEVARQAYLTTDLPQKLGRYHDDADSAFWGWNRIWLDPAFRTWNIEAEVAQITAPVLAIQGVDDEYGTLDQIRAIRRQLPATQLLELPACGHSPHRDQPEAVIEAAHAFFSHHRHHNARGQA
- a CDS encoding ABC transporter substrate-binding protein: MIRKTAFAIPALAASLLLASPLAQAQSGKLKVGLMLPYSGTFTALGVAIENGFKLYVDEQGGKLGGREVEFFKVDDESDPAKATDNVNKLIKRDNVDVLVGTVHSGVAMAMARAAKESGTILVVPNAGSDAVTGPMCAQNIFRSSFSNWQSSYGMGTVAAKQEKKKTAMTITWKYAAGEEMTNAFKEGFEKEGGKVTKQLTLPFPNVEFQALLTEIAAAKPDAVFAFFAGGGAVKFVKDYAAAGLNKTIPLYGSGFLTDGTLEAQGDAAQGVLTTLHYADGLNTPRDNNFRLAYAKQFKLQPDVYAVQGYDAAQMLATGLAAVKGDISKKAEFAAALEKARIDSPRGPFTLSRSHNPVQDIYLRKVEGKENKVVGIASKSLSDPARGCRL